Proteins co-encoded in one Myripristis murdjan chromosome 4, fMyrMur1.1, whole genome shotgun sequence genomic window:
- the LOC115357850 gene encoding GRAM domain-containing protein 2B isoform X4, giving the protein MPTVSRYISFRSSKRFSSYPVESGGGLPAKVKKGKSSNGSIKKKVESRKALSLEEAQLEIQLQHKTLTRQMAIRSQTFDVDSRGFERTEGSGTQSSFIKHNKTFHKLFPDIPESEDLIHAYICALQKEVPYHGRLYITHRHACFYSSVLLKDTRVVIPVSSIHIVKKQNMALLVPNALSIRTMEGDKFLFVSLRNREACYQLLRSVCPQLEDGSTNSSPIFSSAENSFDKSKVVNSSQSSLDDSFDQYDGSDQQSLLDPPLHKPHREPVPKGNGSSFRSLHTQHSNSSSSEELSVSGGSWVWNVTEKARSLLVQRETNTLNILLFIYLILVVLLLLSSGYIGLRIVALEEQLTSLGALPEFALQSGYQDT; this is encoded by the exons atgccTACTGTGAGTAGGTACATAAGTTTTCGCTCATCAAAGAGATTTAGCAG CTACCCTGTAGAGAGCGGTGGTGGGCTGCCAGCCAAAGTGAAGAAAGGCAAGAGCAGCAATGGCAGTATTAAGAAGAAGGTGGAGTCCAGGAAAGCCCTCAGTCTGGAGGAGGCCCAGCTGGAGATCCAGTTGCAGCACAAGACACTTACCAGGCAAATGGCAATCAG gtCGCAGACCTTTGATGTTGACAGCAGAGGCTTTGAGAGGACAGAGGGCAGCGGCACCCAAAGT AGTTTCATTAAGCACAACAAGACATTCCACAAGCTTTTTCCAGACATTCCAGAGAGTGAGGACTTGATCCATG cATACATCTGTGCCCTGCAGAAGGAAGTGCCCTACCATGGCCGGCTTTACATCACGCACCGCCACGCCTGTTTCTACTCCTCAGTTCTGCTGAAGGACACCCGG GTGGTGATTCCTGTTTCCAGCATCCACATAGTGAAGAAGCAGAACATGGCCTTGCTGGTGCCCAACGCCCTCTCTATCCGCACCATGGAAGGAGACAAG ttcctgtttgtgtctctgcGGAACAGAGAGGCTTGTTATCAGCTGCTGCGCTCAGTGTGTCCTCAGCTAGAG GACGGCAGCACCAACAGCAGCCCcatcttctcctcagctgagAATAGCTTCGATAAGAGCAAAGTAGTG AACTCCAGCCAGTCCAGCCTGGACGACAGCTTCGACCAGTATGACGGCTCTGACCAGCAATCACTGCTGGATCCTCCTCTGCACAAGCCACACAGAG AGCCAGTGCCTAAGGGAAATGGCTCTTCTTTCAggagcctgcacacacagcacagcaataGCTCATCCTCAGAGGAGTTGTCAGTGTCAG GTGGATCGTGGGTCTGGAATGTGACGGAAAAGGCCAGGTCCCTGCTGGTTCAGAGAGAGACCAACACCCTCaacatcctcctcttcatctacCTGATTTT GgtcgtgctgctgctgctgtcttcaGGTTACATCGGCCTGCGGATCGTGGCTCTGGAGGAACAACTGACATCCCTAGGCGCCCTGCCCGAGTTCGCCCTACAGAGCGG GTATCAAGACACATAA
- the LOC115357850 gene encoding GRAM domain-containing protein 2B isoform X2 — protein MLENKRERLKTFLRKIDEKAIVRIKHFMRESYPVESGGGLPAKVKKGKSSNGSIKKKVESRKALSLEEAQLEIQLQHKTLTRQMAIRSQTFDVDSRGFERTEGSGTQSSFIKHNKTFHKLFPDIPESEDLIHAYICALQKEVPYHGRLYITHRHACFYSSVLLKDTRVVIPVSSIHIVKKQNMALLVPNALSIRTMEGDKFLFVSLRNREACYQLLRSVCPQLEDGSTNSSPIFSSAENSFDKSKVVNSSQSSLDDSFDQYDGSDQQSLLDPPLHKPHREPVPKGNGSSFRSLHTQHSNSSSSEELSVSGGSWVWNVTEKARSLLVQRETNTLNILLFIYLILVVLLLLSSGYIGLRIVALEEQLTSLGALPEFALQSGYQDT, from the exons ATGCttgaaaacaagagagagagattaaaaacCTTTCTCAGGAAAATTGACGAGAAGGCCATCGTCAGAATCAAGCACTTCATGAGAGAAAG CTACCCTGTAGAGAGCGGTGGTGGGCTGCCAGCCAAAGTGAAGAAAGGCAAGAGCAGCAATGGCAGTATTAAGAAGAAGGTGGAGTCCAGGAAAGCCCTCAGTCTGGAGGAGGCCCAGCTGGAGATCCAGTTGCAGCACAAGACACTTACCAGGCAAATGGCAATCAG gtCGCAGACCTTTGATGTTGACAGCAGAGGCTTTGAGAGGACAGAGGGCAGCGGCACCCAAAGT AGTTTCATTAAGCACAACAAGACATTCCACAAGCTTTTTCCAGACATTCCAGAGAGTGAGGACTTGATCCATG cATACATCTGTGCCCTGCAGAAGGAAGTGCCCTACCATGGCCGGCTTTACATCACGCACCGCCACGCCTGTTTCTACTCCTCAGTTCTGCTGAAGGACACCCGG GTGGTGATTCCTGTTTCCAGCATCCACATAGTGAAGAAGCAGAACATGGCCTTGCTGGTGCCCAACGCCCTCTCTATCCGCACCATGGAAGGAGACAAG ttcctgtttgtgtctctgcGGAACAGAGAGGCTTGTTATCAGCTGCTGCGCTCAGTGTGTCCTCAGCTAGAG GACGGCAGCACCAACAGCAGCCCcatcttctcctcagctgagAATAGCTTCGATAAGAGCAAAGTAGTG AACTCCAGCCAGTCCAGCCTGGACGACAGCTTCGACCAGTATGACGGCTCTGACCAGCAATCACTGCTGGATCCTCCTCTGCACAAGCCACACAGAG AGCCAGTGCCTAAGGGAAATGGCTCTTCTTTCAggagcctgcacacacagcacagcaataGCTCATCCTCAGAGGAGTTGTCAGTGTCAG GTGGATCGTGGGTCTGGAATGTGACGGAAAAGGCCAGGTCCCTGCTGGTTCAGAGAGAGACCAACACCCTCaacatcctcctcttcatctacCTGATTTT GgtcgtgctgctgctgctgtcttcaGGTTACATCGGCCTGCGGATCGTGGCTCTGGAGGAACAACTGACATCCCTAGGCGCCCTGCCCGAGTTCGCCCTACAGAGCGG GTATCAAGACACATAA
- the LOC115357850 gene encoding GRAM domain-containing protein 2B isoform X1, whose translation MLENKRERLKTFLRKIDEKAIVRIKHFMRESSYPVESGGGLPAKVKKGKSSNGSIKKKVESRKALSLEEAQLEIQLQHKTLTRQMAIRSQTFDVDSRGFERTEGSGTQSSFIKHNKTFHKLFPDIPESEDLIHAYICALQKEVPYHGRLYITHRHACFYSSVLLKDTRVVIPVSSIHIVKKQNMALLVPNALSIRTMEGDKFLFVSLRNREACYQLLRSVCPQLEDGSTNSSPIFSSAENSFDKSKVVNSSQSSLDDSFDQYDGSDQQSLLDPPLHKPHREPVPKGNGSSFRSLHTQHSNSSSSEELSVSGGSWVWNVTEKARSLLVQRETNTLNILLFIYLILVVLLLLSSGYIGLRIVALEEQLTSLGALPEFALQSGYQDT comes from the exons ATGCttgaaaacaagagagagagattaaaaacCTTTCTCAGGAAAATTGACGAGAAGGCCATCGTCAGAATCAAGCACTTCATGAGAGAAAG CAGCTACCCTGTAGAGAGCGGTGGTGGGCTGCCAGCCAAAGTGAAGAAAGGCAAGAGCAGCAATGGCAGTATTAAGAAGAAGGTGGAGTCCAGGAAAGCCCTCAGTCTGGAGGAGGCCCAGCTGGAGATCCAGTTGCAGCACAAGACACTTACCAGGCAAATGGCAATCAG gtCGCAGACCTTTGATGTTGACAGCAGAGGCTTTGAGAGGACAGAGGGCAGCGGCACCCAAAGT AGTTTCATTAAGCACAACAAGACATTCCACAAGCTTTTTCCAGACATTCCAGAGAGTGAGGACTTGATCCATG cATACATCTGTGCCCTGCAGAAGGAAGTGCCCTACCATGGCCGGCTTTACATCACGCACCGCCACGCCTGTTTCTACTCCTCAGTTCTGCTGAAGGACACCCGG GTGGTGATTCCTGTTTCCAGCATCCACATAGTGAAGAAGCAGAACATGGCCTTGCTGGTGCCCAACGCCCTCTCTATCCGCACCATGGAAGGAGACAAG ttcctgtttgtgtctctgcGGAACAGAGAGGCTTGTTATCAGCTGCTGCGCTCAGTGTGTCCTCAGCTAGAG GACGGCAGCACCAACAGCAGCCCcatcttctcctcagctgagAATAGCTTCGATAAGAGCAAAGTAGTG AACTCCAGCCAGTCCAGCCTGGACGACAGCTTCGACCAGTATGACGGCTCTGACCAGCAATCACTGCTGGATCCTCCTCTGCACAAGCCACACAGAG AGCCAGTGCCTAAGGGAAATGGCTCTTCTTTCAggagcctgcacacacagcacagcaataGCTCATCCTCAGAGGAGTTGTCAGTGTCAG GTGGATCGTGGGTCTGGAATGTGACGGAAAAGGCCAGGTCCCTGCTGGTTCAGAGAGAGACCAACACCCTCaacatcctcctcttcatctacCTGATTTT GgtcgtgctgctgctgctgtcttcaGGTTACATCGGCCTGCGGATCGTGGCTCTGGAGGAACAACTGACATCCCTAGGCGCCCTGCCCGAGTTCGCCCTACAGAGCGG GTATCAAGACACATAA
- the LOC115357850 gene encoding GRAM domain-containing protein 2B isoform X3, protein MPTVSRYISFRSSKRFSSSYPVESGGGLPAKVKKGKSSNGSIKKKVESRKALSLEEAQLEIQLQHKTLTRQMAIRSQTFDVDSRGFERTEGSGTQSSFIKHNKTFHKLFPDIPESEDLIHAYICALQKEVPYHGRLYITHRHACFYSSVLLKDTRVVIPVSSIHIVKKQNMALLVPNALSIRTMEGDKFLFVSLRNREACYQLLRSVCPQLEDGSTNSSPIFSSAENSFDKSKVVNSSQSSLDDSFDQYDGSDQQSLLDPPLHKPHREPVPKGNGSSFRSLHTQHSNSSSSEELSVSGGSWVWNVTEKARSLLVQRETNTLNILLFIYLILVVLLLLSSGYIGLRIVALEEQLTSLGALPEFALQSGYQDT, encoded by the exons atgccTACTGTGAGTAGGTACATAAGTTTTCGCTCATCAAAGAGATTTAGCAG CAGCTACCCTGTAGAGAGCGGTGGTGGGCTGCCAGCCAAAGTGAAGAAAGGCAAGAGCAGCAATGGCAGTATTAAGAAGAAGGTGGAGTCCAGGAAAGCCCTCAGTCTGGAGGAGGCCCAGCTGGAGATCCAGTTGCAGCACAAGACACTTACCAGGCAAATGGCAATCAG gtCGCAGACCTTTGATGTTGACAGCAGAGGCTTTGAGAGGACAGAGGGCAGCGGCACCCAAAGT AGTTTCATTAAGCACAACAAGACATTCCACAAGCTTTTTCCAGACATTCCAGAGAGTGAGGACTTGATCCATG cATACATCTGTGCCCTGCAGAAGGAAGTGCCCTACCATGGCCGGCTTTACATCACGCACCGCCACGCCTGTTTCTACTCCTCAGTTCTGCTGAAGGACACCCGG GTGGTGATTCCTGTTTCCAGCATCCACATAGTGAAGAAGCAGAACATGGCCTTGCTGGTGCCCAACGCCCTCTCTATCCGCACCATGGAAGGAGACAAG ttcctgtttgtgtctctgcGGAACAGAGAGGCTTGTTATCAGCTGCTGCGCTCAGTGTGTCCTCAGCTAGAG GACGGCAGCACCAACAGCAGCCCcatcttctcctcagctgagAATAGCTTCGATAAGAGCAAAGTAGTG AACTCCAGCCAGTCCAGCCTGGACGACAGCTTCGACCAGTATGACGGCTCTGACCAGCAATCACTGCTGGATCCTCCTCTGCACAAGCCACACAGAG AGCCAGTGCCTAAGGGAAATGGCTCTTCTTTCAggagcctgcacacacagcacagcaataGCTCATCCTCAGAGGAGTTGTCAGTGTCAG GTGGATCGTGGGTCTGGAATGTGACGGAAAAGGCCAGGTCCCTGCTGGTTCAGAGAGAGACCAACACCCTCaacatcctcctcttcatctacCTGATTTT GgtcgtgctgctgctgctgtcttcaGGTTACATCGGCCTGCGGATCGTGGCTCTGGAGGAACAACTGACATCCCTAGGCGCCCTGCCCGAGTTCGCCCTACAGAGCGG GTATCAAGACACATAA